Part of the Thermoplasmata archaeon genome is shown below.
GCAAGAGGCCGGAAGCGATCCGCGACGCGCGCTCCCCCGTGACCCGCCCGACGTGGCTGCCCGGTGCGGAGCTGAACATTGCCGAGAGCTGCTTCCGCGCAGAGCCGTCGAAGACGGCCATCGTCTGGGCCTCCGAGGCCGACCCGACGATCCGGCGGATCACGTACGGGGAACTCCGGCGGCTCGCCGCCCGGGTCGGGAACGGACTCGACGCCCTGGGCGTGGCCCAAGGGGAGCGCATTGCGCTCGACCTCCCGATGACGCCGGAGTCCGTGGCGATCTACCTGGGCGCGATCCTCGCGGGCCGCTGCGTCGTCGGCATCGCGGATGCCTCCGCGCCGCCGGACGTCGAGAAGCGCCTGCGGATCGGCGGCGCGAAGGCCGTGTTCACAATCGACGCCTACGTGCGGGACGGGAAGGAGCACGGGATCTACGAGAAGGTCGCGGAGCTTAGCGCCCCGAGGGCCGTGGTCCTCCCCACGGAGGGTCGCGAGAGCGCGCACCTGCGCCGTCCCTCCGACATCCTCTGGTCCGACTTCCTGAGCGACCGGGACACGTTCGACGCGGTGCCGGCCCGGCCCGGCGAGCCCACGAACATCCTGTTCTCCTCGGGGACCACGAAGGACCCCAAGGCGATCGTGTGGACCCAGACGACCCCGATCAAGGCGGCCGCGGATGCCCATTTCCACCACGACGTCCGCCCTGACGACGTGCTCGCGTGGCCGACGAGCTTCGGCTGGATGATGGGGCCCTGGCTCACGTACGGCAGCCTCGTGAACCGCGCCACGATCGCCCTCTACGTCGGCGCGGCCCAGCGGCGCGCGTACGGCGCGTTCGTCGCCGAGGCGGGCGTGACCCTGCTCGGCGTCGTGCCGAAGTTGGTCCGAGGCTGGAAGGCGGACGGCGCCATGGAAGGCCTGGATTGGAGCCGCATCCGGCGCTTCAGCTCGACCGGGGAGACGTCGAGCCCTGAGGAGATGCTTTACCTGATGTCCCTGGCTGGGTACAAGCCCGTGATCGAGTACTGCGGCGGAACCGAGATCGGCGGCGGGTACATCACGGGCACCCTAGTCCAGCCCTGCGCCCCGTCCTGTTTCTCAACCCCCGCGCTCGGCATCGACTTCGTCATCCTGGACGACGGACATCTCGCGGACCGCGGCGAGGTCTTCCTGATCCCGCCGTCCTTCGGCCTCTCCAGCGAGCTTCTGAACTACGACCACTTCCAGGAATACTTCGCAAATGTGCCGCCCGGACCGGAGGGGGAGACCCTCCGCCGCCACGGGGACCAGCTCGAGCGACTCGGGGGCGGCTACCTCCGCCACCACGGTCGGATCGACGACATGGTCAACATCTACGGCGTCAAGTCGAGCGCGGAGGAGATCCGGAGCGTCCTGGCCCACGAGCTCGTGTACGACGCGAAGCCCGTCGCGGTGGATGTCGGGGACACGGGGCGCCACAGCCTCGTAATCTACGCGGTGCCCAAGGACCCCGCGCGCGTCGAGGACCCTGAGCTCGCGGGCCGGCTCCGGGAGGACTTCGAGCGCCAGATCAAGGCCCGCCTGAACCCGCTCCTCGCGCACGTGCACGACGTCGTCCTCGTCCATGAACTTCCCCAGGCGGGTCCCGGGAAGACGAAGACGATGACCGCCCTCCGCCGCGACTACGAGGCGAGGCGGGACCGGGGCGGCGTCTAGCCGCCGCGGTCAGTCCGCGCCCGCGGCCGGAGCCGTGGACGGGATGGCTGCGGAGGGCACCGCGACCTCTCCCTTGCCCGGCTCCAGGGAGCGGTTGATCGTGACCTGGGCGATCGTCCCGTAGTACTTCGCGACCTGCTCGATCGGGCGGAGGACGGCGCGGAGGAACGTGCACGTGCTGCAGATCCCGCCCTTCCCGTTGCACTTGAGCCCGGAGGACTGGGAGAACGCCTTCAGATCCTTTTCGAGCGCCTCCTTGAGGTCGAGGGCGTCGTCGGCCTTCTCGAGGTTCGACGTGAAGAACGCGGTCATCGTGAGCTCCATGAGCTTCTCGAGCTCCCCCTTGATCGTGGCGATGGACTTGGAGAACTCCTTGGGGATCCGGCGGGTCGGCTTCAGGAGGGTCATGCTCCCGGTCGCGAGCTCTTCCCAGAGGTCACCGACGTTCTCGAGCATGACTGCGACGACGCGGTCGCCGAGCAGGTGGCGGGGCTCGCCTCCGCCGATCTTGCCGGCGACGCTCCGGTTCTGCGCCGCGAGGAGCAGCTGACGCACGACGAGCCAGTACAGACGGTCCACCTCCGCCTCCATGCGGATGACCTCCTCGATGTTCCCCGCGCTGGCTCCCGCGAGGATGCCCAGCGCTAGGTTCTCCATGCGGGACGTGAGGTAGTGCAGGCGCCGCAGGAGGCCCTCGATCGGGAAGCGGGTGGGCTCCGCAAAGTTCTCGATCGTGACGAACTTGGGCCCCTGGTTCACGATGGTCAGGCCCGTCAAGCCGCGGACGGCCTCGTGGATCTCCTGGAGCTGCTCCGGGGAGAGCTCGTCCCGGCATCGGACGCGGATCGTGCTCCGCCCCACGAGGTAGTTCCCCGTGATGACCCGGGTCAGGGCCTCGGGGCCCTTCCATTCGTCCGCATCGATCATGGCCTCCGAGGTAATGGGGCGGTCATCGAGCGGCCCCGTCCTGACTCGCAGGCTGCCGTCGTCCTCGACGGCCAAGGTGATGATCGCCCCGGGCCGGAGGCCGTTCGAGGCGGCCCAGGCCTTCGGGAGGGAAATGCCCACGCTCGAGTAACCGAGCTTTTGGACCTTGCGGGTCTCAAGCTCCATGGGCCTGTCTATGCATCTACTCGACTAAATACGTGTTGGTCCGTGCGAATCCGACTCGATCTTGTGAGGCCGGGGGGGCACTGGTCGCAGGGACCGGAGCATGCACTAGCCCGACTCTAATGCGACTCTCGCCCATATCCCTCATTGGATCCTGCGCATCACGCAGGGACCTCCTTGCCCGGAAAGGGTGTCCGGGAGGCCGCGCGCGGGAGCCCTGATCCACGCTCCGCCTGTCAGGCTCTCAAGCGTTCCCGAAGCCGCTTGAGGTCGTCCTCACCAAGCCCCTCGAGCCGGTGCGCGAGATGCTCGACCCCGGGCCGTCCGAACGTGCTGACCAGGCCGCCAAGGAGGTCGTCGATATAGGCGTCCTCAATGTCGCGGTACACGTAGATGTACCGCTCGCCTCCCTTGAACGACTCGCTCCTGCGCTCGATCACGCCCTTCGCCTGCAGCCTCGTCAGAACCGTGCTCACCGTGGTGTACGCCACGCGCTTGTTGCGGCGACGCAGACCTTCCAGGACCGCGCGAGTGTTCCCCTCGCGGAGCTCCTTGAGGGCCGCCACAATCTCCTGCTCAAGGGGACCGAGCATACGTGTTTTGGCATACGCAGTTCCTACGTTTGTAGTAGCCGAACCTACTGTGCACACCAACTCCACACCGAGTACGTACTGCATCGGACCGGGTACGGCTATAACCGTACTCGAGGCAGATGGAGTGGGAGGACTGCTCTTACAAAGAGAACCTAAATCCTTCCGGGCAGGGCCCCAGAAGCGGATCCGGATCGTCGATCGACCGGGCGATTCGTCGCCCTCCATGGCGCAGAGAGATGGACGATGTTACGTGGACCAACTACATACGTAGATATAGACGATACACATTTCAGTGAAAAATATGGCCTAAATCGCCAAAAGGCCAGCGACTCGGTGCCCCGCTGAAAATCGTCCCTAATCCCCCGAGCGATCGTGGCACCGCTACGGGGACGATTGCGGAAGGCACGATGGAAGCGAAGCGCGCGGCACGAAGGAAATCCACGGGTCCCGACCTTCCCGGACCCTCTCCCCTTGCACCGACTCCACGCTCCATCCCGGTGCCGAACGAGCAGGTGCAGCGCGCGTTCGCGGCCCTCGGGAGCCGTGTCCGGCTGCGGATCCTCGATGCGCTCGCAATCCGGCCGATGAGCCTCCCCGAGCTGAGCCGGGAGCTCGAGCTGAACCGCACGACCCTCCGCTATCACTTGGCGGTCCTCCAGGAACAGGGTTGGATCCGCGAGACGTCACCGGCCAAGACCCAGGGAAGCGGCCGCCCTGCGGCGCGGTACTGCGCCTCGCCCCACGCCTGGGTGGGCTTTCCGGAGCGCCACTTCGAACTCCTCGGTGAGATCGCCCTTCGCGCACTCCTCGAGTCGACGGGGCCGGACCAGACCACGGCGGCCCTCCGAGCCAAGGGCACCGCGCTCGGCCGGGACCTCCTCGATGGCGCAGCCGCCCGCGCCGCCCTGAAGCAGTGGTCTCCCGACGCCTTCGAGCAGCTTGTCCTGCACGGGCTCTTCCGGGACTTCGGCGTCGTCGGCGAGGTGGTCGCGAGGACGCCCGACGATCTCACGTACCGCGTGTACACGTGCCCATTTCTCGAACTCGCCGAGAAGATGCCCGGCCTCGTCTGCGATGCCGTGGACGCGGGGTTCCATGAGGGGATCGACCAGTCCATGGGCGACGTCGCGACCGCGAAGATGGCCTGCATGGGCCACGGGGATCCGTTCTGCGAGTACCGTCTCAGCTGGTCTCGGAAGCCAATGCAGACGACCCTCCAACCAGCAGACGATGGGGACAAGGGACACCGCGATGAATAGGTGATCGAGATGCCGGACGCCGACGCAAAAGGGGAAGCGAGCGACGAAGCGCCGCAGGTTGGCAAGGACGGCATGGACCGCCGAAGGTTCCTCAAGATGGCCGGGATCGGTGCCGGGGCGGTCGCCATCCTCGCCATCGGCTCGAAGTTCCTCGCAGACCGGATCGTGCCCGCATCGGCCGACCCGCGGCTCCGCGGCTCCACGTCGAACAGCTGGGTCATGATGATTGACCTCTCCAAGTGCGACGGCTGCGGCGCGTGCACCCGGGCGTGCGACGCGGCCCACTACGTCCCCTCGGGACAGTCATGGATTCAGGTCTACACGGTCCAGGACGCCACGGGCGGCACGTACCACCTGCCGCGACCCTGCTTCCATTGCCGGAACGCGCCCTGTGTGAAGGTGTGCCCCGTCGGCGCCACGTACGTGGACCCGGACGGCACGGTCCTCGTGGACCAGACCCGCTGCATCGGCTGCCGCTACTGCATGGCCGCCTGCCCGTACAACGCGCGGTTCTTCAATTGGACGACGCCCTCGTACCCGCCTGCGGCCCTCGCCCACACGTACTCCCCGGAAGAGCCGTGGCCTACGACGAAGGGCGTCGTCATGAAGTGCGTGTTCTGCGCCCACCACGCGCGGGAGGGAACGCTCCCGGAGTGCGTGACCGGATGCCCCATGGGCGCGATCTACTTCGGGAACGAGAACGAGGACGCGGTCACGAACGGGATGGGAGAGACGCTCCCGTTCCGGAAGACGCTGCAGACCCAGGGTGGGTTCCGCTGGAAGGAGGAGCTCGGGACGGATCCGCGGGTCTACTACCTGCCCGCGCGGAGGTGAGATCGTGCCGCAGAGCGATCTCGAGCGTCTCACCGCGCCCGTGCGCCGGACGACCTGGCGCTTCTACGCCGTCGTGGCCCCGCTCGCCGCGATCGTCGCCCTGGGCGCGTACGCGTACTACGTGCAATTCACGACGGGCCTCGGCGTCACGGGGATGCGCGACTACGTGAGCTGGGGCTTGTACATCTCGAACTTCGTGTTCTTCATCGGCGTGAGCCACGCGGGCACCCTGATCAGCGCCATCCTGCGCGTGAGCGGCGCGGAGTGGCGCAAGCCCATCACCCGAATGGCGGAGTCCATCACGGTGATCGCGATCTCCGTGGGCGCCCTCTTCCCGATCATCGACCTCGGCCACCCGGACCGGATCCTGAATCTCCTGTTCTACGGCCGCATCCAGTCCGCGGTCTTGTGGGACTTCATCTCCATCGCGACGTACCTCACGGGCAGCCTGCTGTACCTGTACCTGCCCCTGATCCCGGACCTCGCGGCGATGCGGGAGGCGAAGGTCGGCGGCCGCTTCCGCCGCGCGTTGTACGGGTTCCTCTCCATGAAGTGGCGCGACCACCCCGGGCAGCGGTGGCGGCTCAAGCGCGGGATCGCAATCATGGCCGTCCTGATCATCCCGATCGCGGTCAGCGTGCACACCGTCGTGTCGTGGATTTTCGGCATGACCCTGCGCGTGGGGTGGCACAGCACGATCTTCGGCCCCTACTTCGTCGTCGGGGCCATCCTGTCCGGGATCGCCACGATCATCCTCGCGATGGCCGTCTTCCGGAAGGTCTACCATCTGGAGAAGTGGATCAAGCCCCTCCACTTCCGCAACCTCGGCCTGATGATGCTGGCCCTGGATCTCATCCTGGTCTACTTCACCCTGAGCGAGTACCTCACCGCGGCGTACGGGTCGGAGAGCGCGGACACCGCGTGGCTGAACGCCTTGGCGTTCGGGCCGTACGCGTACCTGTTCTGGGGCATGGTCGTCGGCGGCTTGCTCGCCCCGGTCTTCATCCTCGCCCTGACCCGCGTCAAGAGTGTCGCGTGGCTCGTCGTCGCCGCGGTCTGCGTGAACGTGGGCATGTGGTTCGAACGACTCTTGATCGTCGTGCCAGCCATGGCGACACCGCAGATGCCGGTGAACTGGGCGAGCTACTCCCCGACCTGGGTCGAGTGGTCGATTACGGCGGGCGCCATCGCCGGCTTCGTCCTCCTGTACGCCGTGTTCTCGAAACTCTTCCCGCTCGTAAGTGTGTGGGAGGTCTCTGAGGAGACTCCGGAGGCCAAGCCCACGCCGAGGCCCGTGGGGGAGGAGGTGACCCCGTGACCCTGTCCCGCGTCGCCCTGGTCGGGTTGCTCGTGGTCCTCGCGCTAGGACCGGCCGCGGCGGCCGCGAGTCCCGTCATGCTACGGGCTTCCGCTGTTGACCCGACGAGCATCCAGGTCATCCCGCCGACGGGTTTGGTCGCGGGGGCTCCAACCACGCTGGGCGCGACGCTGCTCGATGCGGTGACGAGCGCGGCGATCCCGGGTGAGAATCTCACGTTCGCGAGGCAGACGACGTTCGGGTGGCTGCCGCTCGGGACCGTGGTCACGAACGCGCAGGGACTCGCGAGCGTTCCGTTCGCGCCGTCCAGCTCTGGTACCTACACGATCCGCGTGGTCTTCGACGGCGATGCCGGCTACACGTCGAGCAACATCACAATGAGCCTGACGGTCCTCGGCGGATCCGCGGCGCCACCGCCGTTGCTCCCCCCCGACCGAGCCATCGTCCTGGTCATCATCGGGGTCGTCGGAGGGGTGTGGACCACGTACGCCGTCGTCGCGTGGCTCGTGGTCGGCATTCGCGCGGACCGGCCGGAACCCGAGCGAGCCCGGGTGGGATCGAAGGTGGACGAGAGCATGACCGAGGAAGAGTCAACGGGGACGGAAGGCGGGCGCGAAGCGGGCGCGGCGAGCCGAGCTCACCGCAACGCGGTCATCGTCGCGACCTTGGCGCTTGCGATCGGAATCGCCGCCGGTGCGGGCGGGGGGTACTTCATGAGGAACCCGACGGCCGCGGGATCGGGTCCCTCTCCGGAGCATCTGTACCTGACCGTCGCGTTCAACCCGGGCA
Proteins encoded:
- a CDS encoding BlaI/MecI/CopY family transcriptional regulator, which codes for MLGPLEQEIVAALKELREGNTRAVLEGLRRRNKRVAYTTVSTVLTRLQAKGVIERRSESFKGGERYIYVYRDIEDAYIDDLLGGLVSTFGRPGVEHLAHRLEGLGEDDLKRLRERLRA
- a CDS encoding 4Fe-4S dicluster domain-containing protein; its protein translation is MPDADAKGEASDEAPQVGKDGMDRRRFLKMAGIGAGAVAILAIGSKFLADRIVPASADPRLRGSTSNSWVMMIDLSKCDGCGACTRACDAAHYVPSGQSWIQVYTVQDATGGTYHLPRPCFHCRNAPCVKVCPVGATYVDPDGTVLVDQTRCIGCRYCMAACPYNARFFNWTTPSYPPAALAHTYSPEEPWPTTKGVVMKCVFCAHHAREGTLPECVTGCPMGAIYFGNENEDAVTNGMGETLPFRKTLQTQGGFRWKEELGTDPRVYYLPARR
- a CDS encoding AMP-binding protein, which translates into the protein MRAPSLHETLASLSVPEDESRLLANQIEAIVRRHPNRPDPDDQVQLWTQFLALIRATPALRSSFAAQAFLYRRAYEGRPAAVGPGPARVPPSDALAASNLGQVMAARGLTRYEDFWRWTAEHREAYWAAAIDRLGIVFRKRPEAIRDARSPVTRPTWLPGAELNIAESCFRAEPSKTAIVWASEADPTIRRITYGELRRLAARVGNGLDALGVAQGERIALDLPMTPESVAIYLGAILAGRCVVGIADASAPPDVEKRLRIGGAKAVFTIDAYVRDGKEHGIYEKVAELSAPRAVVLPTEGRESAHLRRPSDILWSDFLSDRDTFDAVPARPGEPTNILFSSGTTKDPKAIVWTQTTPIKAAADAHFHHDVRPDDVLAWPTSFGWMMGPWLTYGSLVNRATIALYVGAAQRRAYGAFVAEAGVTLLGVVPKLVRGWKADGAMEGLDWSRIRRFSSTGETSSPEEMLYLMSLAGYKPVIEYCGGTEIGGGYITGTLVQPCAPSCFSTPALGIDFVILDDGHLADRGEVFLIPPSFGLSSELLNYDHFQEYFANVPPGPEGETLRRHGDQLERLGGGYLRHHGRIDDMVNIYGVKSSAEEIRSVLAHELVYDAKPVAVDVGDTGRHSLVIYAVPKDPARVEDPELAGRLREDFERQIKARLNPLLAHVHDVVLVHELPQAGPGKTKTMTALRRDYEARRDRGGV
- a CDS encoding helix-turn-helix domain-containing protein, coding for MPNEQVQRAFAALGSRVRLRILDALAIRPMSLPELSRELELNRTTLRYHLAVLQEQGWIRETSPAKTQGSGRPAARYCASPHAWVGFPERHFELLGEIALRALLESTGPDQTTAALRAKGTALGRDLLDGAAARAALKQWSPDAFEQLVLHGLFRDFGVVGEVVARTPDDLTYRVYTCPFLELAEKMPGLVCDAVDAGFHEGIDQSMGDVATAKMACMGHGDPFCEYRLSWSRKPMQTTLQPADDGDKGHRDE
- a CDS encoding phosphate uptake regulator PhoU, coding for MELETRKVQKLGYSSVGISLPKAWAASNGLRPGAIITLAVEDDGSLRVRTGPLDDRPITSEAMIDADEWKGPEALTRVITGNYLVGRSTIRVRCRDELSPEQLQEIHEAVRGLTGLTIVNQGPKFVTIENFAEPTRFPIEGLLRRLHYLTSRMENLALGILAGASAGNIEEVIRMEAEVDRLYWLVVRQLLLAAQNRSVAGKIGGGEPRHLLGDRVVAVMLENVGDLWEELATGSMTLLKPTRRIPKEFSKSIATIKGELEKLMELTMTAFFTSNLEKADDALDLKEALEKDLKAFSQSSGLKCNGKGGICSTCTFLRAVLRPIEQVAKYYGTIAQVTINRSLEPGKGEVAVPSAAIPSTAPAAGAD
- the nrfD gene encoding NrfD/PsrC family molybdoenzyme membrane anchor subunit, whose amino-acid sequence is MPQSDLERLTAPVRRTTWRFYAVVAPLAAIVALGAYAYYVQFTTGLGVTGMRDYVSWGLYISNFVFFIGVSHAGTLISAILRVSGAEWRKPITRMAESITVIAISVGALFPIIDLGHPDRILNLLFYGRIQSAVLWDFISIATYLTGSLLYLYLPLIPDLAAMREAKVGGRFRRALYGFLSMKWRDHPGQRWRLKRGIAIMAVLIIPIAVSVHTVVSWIFGMTLRVGWHSTIFGPYFVVGAILSGIATIILAMAVFRKVYHLEKWIKPLHFRNLGLMMLALDLILVYFTLSEYLTAAYGSESADTAWLNALAFGPYAYLFWGMVVGGLLAPVFILALTRVKSVAWLVVAAVCVNVGMWFERLLIVVPAMATPQMPVNWASYSPTWVEWSITAGAIAGFVLLYAVFSKLFPLVSVWEVSEETPEAKPTPRPVGEEVTP